The Chryseobacterium geocarposphaerae genome window below encodes:
- a CDS encoding tetratricopeptide repeat protein encodes MKTKLLFFTFATFSVVQLFHGQDKKTAEECFSKADYKCAEEQYTKLAEKEQIQKFQSEYYDKLGTSQRRLGKTTQAFKSYESALKSNPKSVSVYENLASLHNLKGSKTKALEYVNTGISLEPESANLYLLRSKIYDNLGKKDLAQKDLQHILSFAPDNILARTGLANLKKRNGDLEGALKDYNQLISEKPESLLYSGRGDIYLKMKKTKEALADVNKSISVDPKFAQAYVTKAQILFDTAKPKEACTNLDKAVSLGYEKALLQEYYAKCEKNN; translated from the coding sequence ATGAAAACAAAACTCCTATTTTTTACTTTCGCCACTTTTTCAGTGGTTCAATTATTCCACGGACAAGACAAAAAAACAGCAGAAGAATGTTTCAGTAAGGCCGACTATAAATGTGCTGAAGAACAATATACAAAGCTTGCTGAAAAAGAACAAATTCAGAAATTTCAGTCAGAATATTACGATAAACTCGGAACTTCACAACGCAGATTAGGTAAAACAACTCAAGCATTCAAATCCTATGAATCTGCTTTAAAATCAAACCCGAAATCTGTTTCTGTATATGAAAATCTGGCGTCTTTGCATAATCTGAAAGGAAGTAAAACGAAAGCTTTAGAGTATGTTAATACAGGGATATCATTAGAGCCAGAGAGTGCTAATCTTTATTTACTCCGGTCCAAAATATATGACAATCTAGGAAAGAAAGATTTGGCGCAGAAAGATTTACAGCATATTTTAAGCTTTGCTCCTGATAATATTCTTGCAAGAACCGGACTGGCGAATCTTAAAAAAAGAAACGGCGATCTTGAAGGTGCTTTAAAAGATTATAATCAGTTAATTTCTGAAAAGCCCGAATCATTATTATACAGCGGGAGAGGGGATATTTACCTTAAAATGAAAAAAACAAAAGAAGCGCTTGCTGATGTTAATAAATCAATTTCTGTTGATCCGAAATTCGCTCAGGCTTACGTTACCAAAGCTCAGATTCTGTTTGATACGGCAAAACCTAAAGAAGCATGTACGAATTTAGATAAAGCAGTAAGCTTAGGTTACGAAAAAGCCCTATTACAGGAGTATTATGCTAAATGTGAAAAAAATAATTGA